The following coding sequences are from one Chloroflexaceae bacterium window:
- a CDS encoding extracellular solute-binding protein, producing the protein MRRFALPCYNPRVYTGKERTVAVPQQLRRNVILALTLLILIACSAQGASPPTTPQPAPSPPARAILILWHAWSPPADRTLAAVVERFNRGNPGMQVVIQTRQVASLRDDLASAVAEGAGPHMAIVPSHTLGSLAEEGALLPLDGLLAAQDLERLLPTAVGAAQVRRREGAGLYGVPLTFDTLALYYNKANFFAAPPGDTDSLLRVARGLSDNRSNPPVWGLAYNLNLHRTIGYLYAFGGRIFDDQGNLVLGLDGRAGTEAWLEWLLVLREDSGVLASLDGITVDNAVLSQRALMTIDWAHALGRYSALWPGNLGVAPLPRLSETSRPPRPYVQSDTLVLNARLGDGPERAAAVAFTRHLISESVQRDLLRAGRQPALMSLDLNATDLVLPSELREAARVFRAQAEAGLPMPNTRAATETLWPVLSDMQSGVLRRLLTPAQAVENADNALRARLDQP; encoded by the coding sequence TTGCGACGGTTCGCACTGCCGTGCTATAATCCCAGAGTCTACACCGGCAAGGAGCGCACCGTGGCCGTACCTCAGCAACTGAGACGGAACGTGATCCTGGCCCTGACGCTCCTCATTCTCATTGCATGCAGCGCGCAAGGCGCCAGTCCGCCAACCACCCCGCAGCCCGCTCCCTCTCCTCCGGCGCGGGCGATCCTGATTCTGTGGCACGCCTGGTCGCCTCCCGCCGACCGCACTCTGGCCGCCGTGGTCGAACGCTTCAACCGCGGCAATCCAGGGATGCAGGTCGTGATCCAGACGCGCCAGGTTGCCAGCCTGCGCGATGACCTGGCGAGCGCCGTGGCGGAGGGCGCCGGCCCGCACATGGCGATTGTTCCCAGCCATACCCTGGGCAGCCTGGCTGAAGAAGGCGCCCTCCTGCCCCTCGATGGCCTGCTGGCGGCGCAGGACCTCGAGCGTTTGCTGCCGACGGCGGTAGGGGCCGCTCAGGTGCGCCGCCGCGAGGGCGCCGGTCTCTATGGCGTGCCGCTCACCTTCGACACCCTCGCGCTGTACTACAACAAGGCCAATTTCTTCGCCGCTCCGCCAGGCGATACGGACAGCCTGCTGCGCGTCGCCCGGGGTCTCAGCGACAATCGCAGCAATCCCCCGGTCTGGGGATTGGCCTACAACCTGAACCTCCACCGTACGATTGGCTATCTCTACGCCTTCGGCGGGCGCATCTTCGACGACCAGGGCAACCTCGTGCTCGGCCTTGATGGCCGCGCGGGAACCGAAGCCTGGCTGGAGTGGCTGCTCGTCTTGCGCGAAGACAGCGGCGTGCTGGCAAGTCTGGATGGCATTACCGTGGACAACGCGGTGCTGAGCCAGCGCGCCCTGATGACCATTGACTGGGCGCATGCGCTGGGTCGCTACAGCGCCCTCTGGCCCGGCAATCTGGGGGTCGCTCCGCTGCCGCGCCTTTCCGAAACCAGCCGCCCGCCCCGACCCTATGTGCAGAGCGACACTTTGGTACTCAATGCCCGCCTCGGGGATGGACCTGAGCGCGCCGCGGCCGTCGCCTTCACACGCCATCTCATCAGCGAGAGCGTGCAGCGTGACCTGCTGCGCGCCGGGCGCCAACCTGCGCTGATGAGCCTCGACCTCAACGCGACCGATCTCGTTCTTCCTTCCGAACTGCGGGAAGCGGCGCGCGTCTTCCGCGCCCAGGCCGAGGCCGGCTTGCCAATGCCCAACACCCGCGCCGCCACCGAAACGCTCTGGCCCGTCCTGAGCGACATGCAAAGCGGCGTGCTGCGGCGACTGCTCACACCGGCTCAGGCGGTGGAGAATGCCGACAACGCCCTCCGCGCCCGGCTCGATCAACCCTGA
- a CDS encoding GNAT family N-acetyltransferase: MSLTWTVIPGNSAAWSTQVDAFYALPALASQPLVPAYFVKTSFARMGGSLATLHAGSDPAPLAVGLLFPRAIVDRQPVYTLRLHALGPLPAAEELRASLEPLLTPARVVIHLPEAGRTFVATHTISGAFDIGAPSQGELPAIRHLRGVIWGLGEAEAYPDDLHSVEFAPATSLVARRNGQVVGFLLGFFRFGLPALERLGLPYRLDLLVESQTMGVAAAYRGAGIAAALKREQARQALARNLDVLHWTADPLQFPNAVLNFSKLRALAGEFYRAYYPFQNELNRISASRLGLVWLPRSARGQAALNAAPRTDHHDLSRFPGCAILNEGPRPRPCPYDAPHLALEVPADWTALQRDDPRLAAAWRATSDTLLETHLGFAPGRYLIGDTAIENGRRYLIAHRFDPALLL; this comes from the coding sequence ATGAGTCTGACCTGGACAGTGATCCCCGGCAACAGTGCAGCCTGGTCTACTCAGGTGGATGCGTTCTACGCCCTGCCGGCGCTGGCGTCGCAGCCCCTTGTGCCGGCCTACTTCGTCAAAACCTCGTTCGCCCGCATGGGCGGCAGCCTGGCTACGCTCCACGCCGGGTCGGACCCGGCGCCACTGGCCGTCGGGTTGCTCTTTCCGCGCGCCATCGTTGACAGGCAACCGGTCTATACGTTGCGCCTGCATGCCCTCGGCCCCCTGCCCGCCGCGGAGGAACTGCGGGCAAGCCTTGAACCCCTTCTGACGCCAGCGCGGGTAGTCATCCACCTTCCCGAAGCCGGACGGACGTTTGTCGCCACGCATACCATAAGCGGCGCGTTCGACATTGGCGCGCCGTCACAGGGGGAACTGCCCGCCATCCGCCATCTCCGCGGCGTCATCTGGGGGCTGGGCGAGGCCGAAGCCTACCCCGACGACCTGCACAGTGTGGAGTTTGCCCCGGCCACGTCGCTGGTCGCCCGCCGCAATGGGCAGGTGGTTGGCTTCCTGCTGGGGTTCTTCCGCTTCGGCCTGCCGGCCCTGGAGCGATTGGGGCTTCCCTATCGCCTCGACCTGCTGGTTGAGTCCCAGACGATGGGCGTGGCCGCGGCCTACCGGGGCGCGGGCATCGCCGCCGCGCTGAAACGCGAACAGGCCCGCCAGGCCCTCGCCCGCAACCTGGACGTGCTGCACTGGACCGCCGATCCCCTCCAGTTCCCCAACGCGGTTCTCAACTTCAGCAAGCTGCGGGCGCTTGCCGGCGAGTTTTACCGGGCCTACTATCCCTTCCAGAACGAACTGAACCGGATCAGCGCCTCGCGCCTCGGCCTGGTCTGGCTGCCTCGCTCGGCGCGCGGCCAGGCCGCCCTCAACGCAGCGCCTCGCACCGACCATCACGACCTCAGCCGCTTTCCGGGCTGCGCCATCCTCAACGAGGGTCCCCGCCCGCGCCCTTGCCCCTATGACGCCCCGCATCTGGCTCTTGAAGTCCCCGCCGACTGGACCGCCCTGCAACGCGACGATCCCCGCCTCGCCGCGGCATGGCGCGCCACCAGCGACACGCTCCTCGAAACGCACCTTGGCTTTGCCCCTGGGCGCTACCTCATCGGCGACACGGCAATCGAAAACGGGCGGCGCTATCTTATCGCGCACCGCTTCGATCCGGCGCTGCTCCTGTAA
- a CDS encoding GH1 family beta-glucosidase, whose product MPAMRFPEGFIWGVATSAYQIEGAVKEDGRGPSIWDRFSHTPGATRDGHTGDVACDHYHRYQEDVALMGELGVKAYRFSIAWPRILPDGRGAVNQAGLDFYRRLVDALLARGITPYATLYHWDLPLALEEAGGWPSRDTAYAFAEYAGIVATALGDVVRHWITINEPWCVSMLGYQLGEHAPGRRDMPAALAAAHHTLLAHGLGVQAIHAAAPGAQVSIALNCEAAVPLSDHPVDRDAARFRDGYYNRWFLDPVCGHGYPGDMVADYRAAGYLPHGMHFVRPGDLAIIATPTDFFALNYYTRVVVAGGPTPWEHRLVTLERPRTAMGWEIYPEGLYRFLLRLYSHYNQSRILISENGVSYLDPVEADGRVRDERRIAFLREHLEFCYRAIQAGVPLIGYFYWSLLDNFEWSLGYHQRFGLVHVDYATQRRIPRDSFSWYRDVIAANGF is encoded by the coding sequence ATGCCGGCAATGCGCTTTCCCGAAGGCTTCATCTGGGGCGTCGCTACGTCGGCCTACCAGATCGAAGGCGCGGTGAAGGAAGACGGGCGCGGTCCCAGTATCTGGGACCGGTTCAGCCACACCCCGGGCGCGACGCGCGACGGCCATACCGGCGATGTCGCCTGCGACCACTACCACCGTTACCAGGAGGACGTGGCGCTGATGGGCGAACTCGGCGTGAAGGCCTACCGCTTCAGCATTGCCTGGCCGCGCATTCTTCCTGACGGGCGCGGCGCAGTCAACCAGGCCGGGCTCGACTTCTACCGCCGCCTGGTGGACGCGCTTCTGGCGCGCGGCATTACCCCCTATGCCACGCTCTACCACTGGGATCTGCCCCTGGCGCTGGAGGAAGCAGGAGGCTGGCCGTCGCGCGACACGGCCTACGCCTTCGCCGAGTATGCCGGTATCGTCGCTACCGCCCTCGGCGATGTCGTCCGCCACTGGATCACCATCAATGAGCCGTGGTGCGTGAGCATGCTCGGCTACCAGCTCGGCGAGCACGCCCCCGGCCGTCGCGATATGCCCGCAGCCCTCGCCGCCGCCCACCACACCCTCCTCGCCCACGGTCTGGGCGTGCAGGCTATCCACGCCGCCGCCCCCGGCGCCCAGGTGAGCATCGCCCTGAACTGCGAGGCCGCCGTTCCCCTTTCGGATCACCCTGTTGATCGCGACGCGGCCCGCTTCCGCGATGGTTACTACAATCGCTGGTTCCTCGATCCGGTGTGCGGCCACGGCTACCCCGGCGATATGGTCGCCGACTACCGCGCCGCGGGCTACCTCCCCCACGGCATGCATTTTGTGCGTCCCGGCGATCTGGCCATTATCGCCACGCCCACCGATTTCTTCGCCCTGAACTACTACACCCGCGTGGTGGTGGCCGGGGGGCCTACCCCATGGGAGCACCGCCTGGTCACCCTTGAACGTCCCCGCACCGCCATGGGCTGGGAGATCTATCCCGAGGGCCTGTATAGGTTTTTGCTGCGGCTCTACAGTCATTACAATCAATCTCGCATTTTGATCAGCGAGAATGGCGTAAGCTACCTCGATCCGGTTGAAGCCGACGGGCGCGTGCGCGACGAGCGGCGCATCGCGTTCCTGCGCGAGCATCTGGAGTTCTGCTATCGCGCCATCCAGGCCGGCGTGCCGCTCATCGGCTACTTCTACTGGTCATTGCTGGATAATTTCGAGTGGTCCCTGGGCTACCACCAGCGATTTGGCCTGGTCCACGTTGATTACGCGACGCAGCGGCGCATCCCCAGGGATAGTTTTAGCTGGTACCGTGATGTCATTGCCGCCAATGGCTTTTAG
- a CDS encoding cupin domain-containing protein: MSFFRDYRQHAGANPAKFFKATLFQSERLLLGLNCLEPGQEQHVHTHAGQDKFYFVVEGTGTFTVGDEVREVGEGWTVWAPAEAPHGVINTGTRRLVLLVGIAPAPEG, encoded by the coding sequence ATGAGCTTCTTTCGCGATTATCGCCAGCACGCCGGCGCGAACCCGGCGAAGTTCTTCAAAGCGACGCTCTTCCAGAGCGAGCGGCTGCTGCTGGGTCTGAACTGCCTCGAGCCAGGTCAGGAGCAGCACGTGCATACCCACGCCGGCCAGGACAAGTTCTACTTCGTCGTCGAGGGTACGGGCACGTTCACCGTGGGCGACGAGGTGCGCGAGGTTGGGGAGGGCTGGACCGTCTGGGCGCCGGCCGAGGCGCCGCACGGCGTGATCAACACCGGTACGCGGCGGCTGGTGCTGCTGGTCGGCATCGCTCCGGCCCCGGAGGGGTGA
- a CDS encoding (2Fe-2S)-binding protein, giving the protein MARPRRHTLAVIAGERTQTLDVPDGANLRQALLAAGLSPYAALTRQLNCGGRGLCATCGVWLETGAPPPAHWHDELAARFGYPRLSCQITVTSDLTVRLVTDKRVWGRRDPARRWRASDG; this is encoded by the coding sequence ATGGCGCGACCCAGACGGCACACGCTCGCCGTGATCGCCGGCGAGCGCACCCAGACGCTGGATGTGCCCGATGGCGCGAATTTGCGCCAGGCGCTGCTCGCCGCCGGTCTGTCGCCGTATGCGGCGTTGACCCGCCAGCTCAATTGCGGCGGGCGCGGCCTCTGCGCGACCTGCGGCGTCTGGCTGGAGACCGGCGCGCCGCCGCCCGCGCACTGGCACGACGAACTCGCCGCCCGCTTCGGCTATCCGCGGCTTTCCTGCCAGATCACCGTGACGAGCGACCTGACCGTGCGCCTCGTGACCGACAAGCGCGTCTGGGGCCGGCGCGATCCCGCGCGGCGCTGGCGAGCGTCGGATGGGTAG
- a CDS encoding nitroreductase family protein codes for MLDLTVVDHLLTTTRAVRKRLDLERPVEPEVIERCLEIATQAPSGSDRQRWHFVVITDPALRQGLAALYRRAFYAYCNAPQGPHGGPYLTSTSLKESAVHLAEQFHRIPVQVLFCYEGRVEDQGPLAQASLYGSILPAVWSFMLALRARGLGSVWTTLHLRYEREAAALLGLPENLTQAALIPVAYYTGDDFRPAKRVPARRCTHWNGWGRQRMRDGGDTTAQPAAPDDRRDGTGDTEFH; via the coding sequence ATGCTCGACCTCACCGTCGTTGACCATCTGTTGACCACCACCCGCGCGGTGCGCAAGCGGCTCGACCTGGAGCGACCGGTGGAACCTGAGGTTATCGAGCGCTGCCTGGAGATTGCTACCCAGGCCCCCAGCGGCTCCGACCGCCAGCGCTGGCACTTCGTGGTGATCACCGACCCGGCCCTGCGCCAGGGCCTCGCCGCGCTCTACCGCCGAGCGTTCTACGCCTACTGCAACGCGCCGCAGGGGCCGCACGGCGGGCCGTATCTCACTTCAACCTCGCTGAAAGAGTCGGCGGTGCACCTGGCCGAGCAGTTCCACCGCATCCCGGTGCAGGTGCTCTTCTGCTACGAGGGGCGCGTTGAGGATCAGGGGCCGCTGGCCCAGGCCTCCCTCTACGGCTCGATCCTGCCGGCGGTCTGGTCGTTTATGCTGGCCCTGCGCGCCCGCGGCCTCGGCTCGGTGTGGACCACGCTGCACCTGCGCTACGAGCGCGAGGCGGCGGCGCTGCTCGGGCTGCCGGAGAACCTGACCCAGGCGGCGCTGATCCCCGTCGCCTACTATACCGGCGACGATTTCCGCCCCGCAAAACGCGTCCCGGCGCGCCGGTGCACGCACTGGAACGGCTGGGGGAGACAACGGATGCGTGACGGAGGCGACACGACGGCGCAGCCAGCCGCTCCAGATGATCGCAGGGACGGAACGGGCGATACGGAGTTCCATTAA
- a CDS encoding mechanosensitive ion channel family protein → MDLSTLLDDVFIVAGVFFALAFFFAGLAFVVNVLLRFAVRFPALERLDVGRAQRLVRAGLLTLFLLSTAAIVIFSVTVLAQGRDLRIATVELLTTALPPGFWQRLGIGLALTVGLAVLARYGLQLFERLLPRTRSLISTNESIRISDERLDFFLRLVRQTIHIGAWLLVVITGARLVGFPEAVGANLLVALRIFLIVQVGRMLVGLLGAIINTLDALSETYLRSRQLDQFYDLLRTLLPLASQALQFIIYVQAATLAITQIEPLANLATFGVRATQVIGIFFLGRVVIELLKLLVDLFFLVRGNLSDAQWQQRLTFGPLLKNAATYAVIFGGSLLILSILGFDIGPILVGLGGLSLIVGLAAQPVTTDLISGLFILFENLFLVGDYIETRDARGIVESIDVRTTRIRDPDGQLHLVRNGQIGSIVNYSKGYVYAVVLVPVTYDADLKRAFRLIEAIGREINEQFDDVLEPTFTQGIEEFGEQTLSIRTLTRVKPGRHHAMAREIRRAIKDAFDEAGIALCFNEPVLYAAPNVVLSDRELGTKSAGEAGQSASRPARPPEPRRAD, encoded by the coding sequence ATGGACCTCAGCACTCTGCTCGACGATGTCTTTATCGTGGCGGGGGTTTTCTTCGCACTGGCCTTTTTTTTTGCCGGCCTGGCGTTCGTGGTTAATGTTCTGCTGCGCTTCGCGGTGCGCTTCCCCGCGCTTGAGAGGCTTGATGTAGGGCGGGCCCAGCGTCTGGTTCGCGCCGGTCTGTTGACCCTCTTTCTCCTGAGCACCGCCGCCATAGTGATCTTCAGCGTCACCGTTTTGGCGCAGGGCCGCGATCTCCGCATCGCCACCGTTGAGTTGCTGACCACCGCCCTGCCTCCGGGCTTCTGGCAACGCCTGGGGATCGGGCTGGCGCTTACTGTCGGCCTCGCCGTGCTCGCGCGCTACGGCCTCCAACTGTTCGAGCGCCTGCTGCCGCGGACGCGCAGCCTGATCAGCACAAACGAGTCCATTCGCATTAGCGATGAGCGCCTCGACTTCTTCTTGCGCCTGGTGAGACAGACGATCCACATCGGCGCCTGGCTGCTCGTCGTCATCACCGGCGCTCGCCTCGTCGGGTTCCCCGAAGCGGTGGGCGCCAACCTTCTCGTAGCGTTGCGCATCTTCCTGATCGTCCAGGTCGGGCGCATGCTGGTCGGCCTCCTCGGCGCGATCATCAATACCCTCGACGCACTGAGCGAAACCTATCTGCGCTCGCGCCAGCTCGATCAGTTTTACGACCTCCTGCGCACCTTGCTGCCGCTGGCCAGCCAGGCGCTCCAGTTCATCATCTACGTGCAGGCGGCAACCCTTGCCATCACCCAGATCGAACCCCTTGCCAACCTGGCCACCTTTGGCGTGCGCGCCACGCAGGTGATCGGGATCTTCTTCCTCGGCCGCGTTGTAATCGAGTTGCTGAAACTCCTGGTTGATCTCTTCTTCCTGGTGCGCGGCAACCTGAGCGATGCGCAGTGGCAACAGCGCCTCACCTTTGGCCCGCTGCTGAAAAACGCGGCCACGTATGCCGTCATCTTCGGCGGATCGCTACTCATCCTCTCTATCCTGGGCTTCGACATCGGCCCCATCCTTGTCGGCCTCGGCGGCCTGAGCCTGATTGTCGGCCTCGCCGCCCAGCCCGTCACCACCGATCTGATCTCCGGCCTCTTCATCCTTTTCGAGAACCTCTTTCTCGTCGGCGATTATATCGAGACCAGAGATGCCCGCGGCATTGTCGAGAGTATTGACGTGCGCACGACCCGCATCCGCGACCCCGACGGCCAGTTGCACCTGGTGCGCAACGGCCAGATCGGCAGCATCGTCAATTATTCCAAGGGGTACGTCTACGCCGTTGTGCTCGTTCCGGTAACCTACGATGCCGATCTGAAGCGGGCCTTCAGGCTGATCGAGGCCATCGGTCGCGAGATCAACGAGCAGTTTGACGACGTTCTGGAGCCTACCTTCACTCAGGGGATCGAGGAGTTCGGTGAGCAGACGCTGAGCATCCGCACCCTGACCAGAGTCAAACCCGGACGCCATCACGCGATGGCTCGCGAGATCCGCCGGGCGATTAAGGATGCCTTCGATGAAGCTGGCATCGCCCTGTGCTTCAACGAGCCGGTGCTCTACGCGGCGCCGAATGTTGTCCTCTCTGATCGCGAACTCGGCACGAAAAGCGCAGGCGAGGCCGGCCAGAGCGCTAGCCGGCCCGCCCGGCCCCCCGAGCCGCGCCGGGCGGACTAA
- a CDS encoding FAD-dependent thymidylate synthase, with protein MFENSTEHFTPQETALLQPFVTNTERPIFCLRNLPEVVKGALFSRYSRSAKSLRRLLLDEFISAPESGFDSMVAGAGADAAAQLVAAREAEAFYDRVLIGYGDDSVAELGGAHIACEGVSNIAAKLLEDSRLGLSPLEKSTRYVRFDLPGPDGYAYLREPTLMASPYATRFTAAMDNLFSTYSALLDPVQTWLQAQFPRDPETSPRAYASAIRAKSLDLLRGLLPMATRTNVGLFGNGRAFEYLLIKLAASPFAEARQLGQAMQAELDQVIPAFVKRARSERGREYATYLATTRERVAALAARLNLPPSSPDDVAVRLVDYDPQAEIKTVAAILYPHLDAPLATVQQAVAAMPAAERLAIIEAATGRRQSRFHRPGRAFEEPYYTFDILADIGAYRDLQRHRVLTQERQSFTTEHGYVVPPELEDIGVARAYSAALEQAAEVFAVLRAEFPDEAQYAVPFAFRVRWRVKLNLREAYHLIELRSARQGHPAYRKIAQAMFREISAVHPALASGMHFVDQNDYGLERLAAEQRLDQKRQREDRGA; from the coding sequence ATGTTTGAGAATAGCACGGAACACTTCACCCCCCAGGAGACGGCGCTGTTGCAGCCGTTCGTGACCAATACCGAACGGCCGATCTTCTGCCTGCGCAATCTGCCGGAGGTGGTCAAGGGGGCCCTTTTCTCGCGCTACAGTCGCAGCGCCAAAAGCCTTCGGCGCCTTCTGCTCGACGAATTCATCAGCGCGCCGGAGTCCGGCTTCGACTCGATGGTGGCCGGAGCCGGCGCAGACGCCGCTGCGCAACTGGTCGCCGCCAGGGAGGCCGAGGCGTTCTACGACCGGGTGCTCATCGGCTATGGCGACGACTCAGTGGCCGAACTCGGTGGCGCGCACATTGCCTGTGAGGGCGTGAGCAACATCGCCGCCAAGCTCCTGGAAGACAGCCGCCTCGGGCTGTCGCCGCTGGAGAAGTCCACCCGCTACGTTCGCTTCGACCTGCCAGGACCCGATGGGTACGCTTATCTGCGCGAACCGACGCTGATGGCTTCGCCCTATGCCACGCGCTTCACCGCGGCAATGGACAACCTGTTCAGCACCTATAGCGCCCTGCTCGACCCGGTGCAGACCTGGTTGCAGGCGCAGTTTCCACGGGACCCTGAAACCTCGCCGCGAGCCTATGCGAGCGCCATCCGCGCCAAATCCCTTGATCTGCTGCGCGGCCTGTTGCCCATGGCCACCCGCACAAACGTGGGCCTGTTTGGCAATGGCCGCGCCTTTGAATACCTGCTCATCAAGCTGGCCGCTTCGCCCTTCGCCGAGGCCCGGCAGCTTGGCCAGGCGATGCAGGCCGAACTGGACCAGGTGATCCCCGCCTTTGTGAAGCGCGCCAGGAGCGAGCGCGGGCGCGAGTATGCGACGTACCTCGCCACGACCCGCGAGCGCGTGGCCGCCCTTGCCGCGCGGTTGAACCTCCCCCCGTCGTCACCGGATGACGTGGCGGTGCGGCTGGTTGATTACGATCCCCAGGCCGAGATCAAGACCGTGGCGGCCATCCTGTACCCGCATCTGGATGCGCCGCTCGCAACGGTGCAGCAAGCGGTTGCGGCCATGCCTGCGGCGGAACGGCTCGCGATAATCGAGGCCGCCACTGGCCGGCGCCAGAGCCGTTTTCACCGCCCGGGGCGCGCATTCGAGGAACCCTACTATACCTTCGACATCCTGGCCGACATCGGCGCGTACCGCGACCTGCAACGCCACCGCGTGCTCACTCAGGAACGGCAGAGCTTTACGACGGAGCACGGGTACGTCGTGCCGCCGGAGCTGGAGGACATTGGCGTGGCCCGCGCATACAGCGCCGCCCTGGAGCAGGCCGCCGAGGTGTTCGCCGTACTGCGGGCCGAGTTCCCAGACGAGGCCCAGTATGCCGTGCCCTTCGCCTTTCGGGTGCGCTGGCGCGTCAAACTGAACCTGCGCGAAGCCTATCACCTGATCGAACTGCGCAGCGCGCGCCAGGGTCACCCGGCGTACCGCAAGATCGCTCAGGCGATGTTTCGCGAGATCAGCGCCGTACACCCGGCGCTGGCCAGCGGGATGCATTTTGTCGATCAAAACGACTATGGTCTGGAGCGTCTCGCCGCCGAGCAGCGCCTCGACCAGAAGCGGCAGCGCGAGGATCGAGGGGCGTAG
- a CDS encoding saccharopine dehydrogenase NADP-binding domain-containing protein — protein MSAPILIYGANGYTGRLVAQQAVERGLRPILAGRNADAVGEVARRLDLPHLAVNLDDMAGLEAALRGRVAVIHCAGPFIRTSRPMANACLRMGVHYIDITGEIAVFEELHARDGEARAAGIMLLPGAGFDVVPSDCLAVHLKRRLPEATHLALAFQGLGGISRGTALTALESLDTMGAVRRDGVIVTSPLGELRRQVDFGRGPVDVVAIPWGDVSSAYYSTGIPNIIVYAYIGRFGALLAGQGQLLAPALGARATRRFLRWLIRRGPDGPSDAERARGQGLLWGEVIDAAGRIAISRLRTPEAYTLTAATAVLIAEKVLAGQAPPGFQTPALAYGPDLIMEIAGVERTDLELQDAPDITASPPPEPALPVAAPVEAEQDELAIAEEALARLEDRIGAFTAYTIASDFLELQEIYRGSFERLKEEDWNRRIERRTEAWTMRQALAHTLRMTELYNQVIQSGLEGRPTVIPGLARREDILSFNDAAVATGAERPVGELISAFLEALGTAARMAAPLGAESLGRLVAVPLFSRAPTVAELFGCSLANAGIVRGAHLAVSRSRPIWIFFSPGMMRRQLTRFFHLLGLAYWPERGGDLYATIAINVEGQGGGSWHVRIGPEGGIGKIGRARTTDVTFTFASADLLCRLLTGQTRPWRHIVMRRMHVSGNLGLARRVPGLFALP, from the coding sequence GTGAGCGCGCCCATTCTCATCTATGGAGCGAATGGCTACACGGGCAGGCTGGTCGCTCAGCAGGCTGTGGAGCGAGGGCTGCGCCCGATCCTGGCGGGTCGCAACGCCGATGCAGTGGGCGAAGTGGCCCGCCGTCTCGATCTGCCCCACCTGGCGGTCAACCTGGACGACATGGCCGGGCTCGAGGCCGCCCTCCGCGGGCGAGTAGCAGTGATCCACTGCGCCGGACCGTTCATCAGAACCAGTCGCCCTATGGCGAATGCCTGTCTGCGCATGGGGGTGCACTACATTGACATTACCGGCGAGATTGCCGTTTTTGAGGAGCTGCACGCCCGCGACGGCGAGGCCCGCGCGGCAGGGATCATGCTTCTGCCCGGCGCGGGGTTTGATGTTGTGCCGAGCGACTGTCTGGCCGTGCATTTGAAACGACGTCTTCCCGAGGCCACGCACCTGGCGCTCGCCTTCCAGGGGCTGGGCGGGATTTCGCGAGGCACGGCCCTGACGGCGCTGGAGAGCCTGGACACGATGGGCGCGGTTCGGCGCGACGGCGTGATTGTGACCTCGCCGCTGGGTGAACTCAGGCGCCAGGTGGATTTTGGGCGCGGCCCGGTAGATGTTGTGGCCATCCCCTGGGGAGATGTCAGCAGCGCCTATTATAGCACGGGCATTCCGAACATCATCGTATATGCCTACATAGGCCGGTTCGGAGCGCTGCTTGCAGGGCAGGGGCAACTGTTGGCCCCGGCTCTTGGCGCGCGCGCCACGCGCCGCTTCTTACGCTGGCTGATCCGGCGCGGGCCGGACGGCCCGAGCGATGCCGAACGGGCGCGCGGCCAGGGCCTGCTCTGGGGAGAAGTGATCGACGCGGCCGGGCGTATCGCGATCTCGCGCCTGCGCACGCCCGAAGCCTACACTCTCACCGCCGCGACCGCCGTGCTCATCGCCGAGAAGGTGCTCGCCGGCCAGGCCCCGCCCGGCTTCCAGACGCCTGCTCTGGCCTACGGCCCGGACCTGATTATGGAAATCGCCGGGGTCGAGCGCACCGACCTGGAACTCCAGGACGCTCCAGACATCACCGCGAGCCCGCCCCCGGAACCGGCGCTGCCGGTTGCCGCGCCGGTCGAGGCGGAGCAGGACGAACTGGCCATTGCCGAAGAAGCCCTGGCGCGCCTGGAAGATCGCATCGGCGCCTTTACCGCCTACACCATCGCCTCCGACTTCCTGGAACTCCAGGAGATCTACCGCGGCTCCTTTGAGCGCCTCAAGGAGGAGGACTGGAACCGGCGCATCGAGCGCCGCACTGAAGCATGGACGATGCGGCAGGCCCTGGCCCACACCCTCAGAATGACCGAGCTGTACAACCAGGTCATCCAGAGCGGCCTGGAAGGTCGCCCGACGGTCATCCCCGGCCTGGCACGCCGCGAGGACATCCTCTCCTTCAACGATGCCGCCGTTGCCACCGGCGCGGAGCGGCCGGTAGGAGAACTGATCAGCGCCTTTCTGGAGGCCCTTGGCACGGCAGCGCGGATGGCCGCGCCGCTGGGCGCCGAAAGCCTGGGGCGGCTGGTCGCCGTGCCTCTCTTCAGTCGCGCGCCCACGGTGGCCGAACTCTTCGGCTGCTCCCTGGCCAATGCTGGCATTGTCCGCGGCGCGCACCTGGCCGTCTCCCGCTCACGCCCCATCTGGATCTTCTTCAGCCCCGGCATGATGCGACGCCAGCTTACGCGCTTCTTCCACCTGCTCGGCCTGGCGTACTGGCCCGAGCGCGGGGGCGATCTCTACGCCACCATCGCCATCAATGTCGAAGGGCAAGGAGGCGGTAGCTGGCACGTCCGCATCGGCCCGGAGGGCGGCATAGGAAAAATCGGGCGCGCCCGAACCACTGATGTCACGTTTACCTTTGCCAGCGCCGATCTGCTCTGCCGCCTGCTGACGGGCCAGACGAGGCCCTGGCGACACATCGTGATGCGCCGGATGCACGTCAGCGGCAACCTCGGCCTGGCCCGGCGCGTTCCGGGCCTGTTTGCACTGCCCTAG